CGCGCCGCGCTTCATGGAGTTGCAGGTACAATCTCAGCAGGTTCTGATAAATCTTCCGGCCTATGCCGCGATGCGCAGCCTGCAGACGAGTTTCGATGCGGAACGTGAACAGACTAATCCCGAGACCGAGGAGCATGGAAAACTCTCGCTCGATACAGGGTTCAACATACGCAATGTGTTCTTTGGATATGGTGACGGCTCCGGCACACCGGTTGTCAGCGACATCACGTTCGGCCTTCCGGCCGGCAAGGTCACTGCGCTTATCGGCCCTTCGGGATCGGGCAAGAGCACGATCGCCGACATGCTGCTCGGCCTGCTCGAACCGACGGCCGGCAAGATGCTCGTCGATGGCATTGAAATCACGGCCGCCAATCGCAGGCGTTGGCGCGATCAGGTGGCCTATGTGCCGCAGGATGTGTTTCTTCTGCATGATACGATTGGTGCAAACCTTCGCCTCGCCGCGCCCCAGGCCACTGACGACGACCTGTGGGTGGCGCTCCGATCCGCGCATGCCGGTGATTTCGTCGAGCGGCTGGAGCACCGGCTCGAGACCGTGGTTGGCGACCGCGGCGTGCGGCTCTCCGGCGGCGAGCGCCAGCGCATCGCGCTGGCGCGGGCGCTGCTGCGCAAACCATCCTTGCTCATCCTGGATGAAGCCACCAGCGCACTCGATTGGCAGAACCAGTCGTTGATCGCCAAGTCGATCGACGGGTTGCGCGGCTCAATGACGATCCTGACCATTGCGCATCGGCCATCGATGATCGCCTTTGCCGACTGGGTGGTGGCGATGGACAATGGCCGCGTCGTGGAGGTCGGGCAATATCAGAGATTGAAGGAAAAGCCGGAAAGCCGGTTGTCCAGGATGCTGTCGGGTGAACAGTCCGAGAGGGAACCCGCCGACGCAGCCTGAGGCCGGGCGGATATCAAACTGGATGGTAAGGTGGCGGATTTAGTGCAGGCTTCTGCGGGCCCCGAGCTTCTCGCCCTCGGTGGCCTCGGTAGAGCTCTGCTTTCTTTCGGCGTCGCGAATCATGTCGGCTGGGGTCGGAGCGCTTCTTGCAATCATCACATAGACGACCACAAAGTAGCCGACCTGAATGATGACGGCGCAGACGACGACACGAACGAGTGTCGTGACAATGGAGGCGCCGCCCAGATAGGACCACACAATCACGATCGCGATAGCGAAGATCATGCCGATGATGAATTTTGGCAGCGACATACCCATAGCCCATCTACCGGCTCGGGTTAAAATAAAGAGATTGCCCTACCCCGAGCGCCTACCCTTGTCATGCGGGCTTGTTAAAGTCGCCCGCTTTCGGCTGGTTGCTTCCAGCCTTTCCGACCTGTCCGTATGCTGACAGAAACTGTTTGCAACTCTATTAAGGCGGGCAATAGGCGGCAAGGGCAACTACACATATTTTTGAACCGGCTTCGGCGATCGACTCAGACATGTTGCAATGCACGCATTGGCATCATGGCCAATTTTCTGACATCGTCTCATTTCAGTACAATATGCAATATTGAGTAGCATTTTATACGAATACGCCGAAGAGCCACATTATTATAAAGCACACGTTTCGAGTTAAAGAGCGCCCTGCCTCATATTTGCTCCAGATAGGTCCTGAATTTTTCCCTTGTGCCCGCCAATTGTCATAAATTTTCTAAGTAATCCGAATTTTGGGCAGGATTAGCTTATTTTTTAGCCACCCCCTGACGAGACTATTTCAACGGTATGGGAAATTGTGTGTTGCGCTGCAGCATTTTTTTGGTACCGTGCCGTGAACCATTCGTTCAACGCATGGAGTTTTCGGCATGAGGGACGTTGCGAAGTCAGCCACAGCGGGCTTTCCGCAAGCTGACATTGATTTTCCGCCACCGATCGGCGGCCTGCTCAAGCGCAGCTTTGATATTGCCGGTTCGCTGGCTGGATTGATTGCACTCAGCCCGCTGTTTGTGATGATCGCGCTGCTTGTCAAATTTTCCGACGGCGGATCCATTTTCTATGGTCATCGGCGGATAGGCCGGGGCGGGCGGATTTTCCCTTGCCTCAAGTTCCGCACCATGGTGCCGGACGGTGAAAGGGTTCTGACGGCCTATCTTGCCGCCAATCCGGATGCCAATGCCGAATGGCTGTCGACCCGCAAGCTGAAGAACGACCCGCGCGTCACCCGTGTCGGGGCCGTGCTGCGCAAGCTCTCCCTCGATGAACTGCCACAGATCATAAACATCCTTCAGGGCGATATGAGCCTTGTGGGACCCCGTCCGGTCGTGCGCGACGAGCTGGAGATCTATGGCAGCGCCGCGGTCTACTACTTGAAATCGCGCCCCGGCCTGACCGGACTCTGGCAGGTCAGCGGGCGTAACGACGTCTCCTACGACAGCCGAGTGGCATTCGATCGCCACTATGTCGAGAACTGGTCGATGTTCGGGGACATTCGCATCATCATCAGGACCGTGCCGGCCGTCTGGATGTCGCGCGGCTCCTACTAGGCTGACAGCACAGGCAAACAAAAAGTCGGCTGCCTTCACATCAGCATTCGTCAAAGCTCATTGGGCGGGCCAAAGCGGATCGGAAACGTTCAGTTGAAAACAGACATATTTGACGTCTTTAGCGCCGGTCGTCAGCCGCGTATGCGGCTTGCCGCCGGCTGCCTGGCCTTGGCCCTCGCCTTTCCTGCCGCTGCCAGCGAGTACCATCTCGGCGCGCTGGACAAGCTCAACATACGCATTGCGGAATGGCAGACCGTTGACGGCACCTTCCGCGACTGGTCCTCCGTCAATGGCGAATACACTGTCGGTCCGGCCGGCACGTTGTCAGTGCCTTTCGTGGGCGAGTTTCCCGCATCCGGCAAGACCACGTCCGAGGTCGCCGCGGCGATCGGCGAGGCGTTGCAGCGCAAGCTTGCCTTGCCGGACAAGCCGGAAGCTTCCGTTGAAATGGCTGCATACCGGCCGTTCTACATATCGGGCGAGGTACAGACGCCCGGCCAGTTCCCCTATGTGCCCGATCTGACCGTCCTGAAGGCCATCAGTGTCGCCGGCGGGCTGCGCCGAAGCGCGGATTCCGGCCAGCGCTATGACCGCGACCTGATCACCGCCAAGGGCAATTTCGACGTTCTCGAGGACCAGAGGGTCCGGCTGATCGTCAGGCGTGCCCGCATCGAAGCGGAAATGGCGGATAAACCGACGTTCGACGTGCCGAAGGAAGTGGCTGACAATCCAAAGCTGCCGAGCATCGTCGCCGACGAGATGGCGATCCTGGGAGCGGATCAAAAGAAGCTGAAACTGCAACTCCAGGCCCTCGACGAACTCAAGAACCTGCTGCAGTCCGAGATCGAGTCACTGCAGCAGAAGATCGACAACCAGCAGCGGCAGGTCGACCTTGCAAAGCAGGAACTCGCCAGCGTCGGCGTGCTGGCGCAGAAGGGCCTGGTTGCCAATACAAGGGTTCTGACGTCGGAGCGATCGATCGCCGACCTGCAGGGCCAGGTCCTGGATTACGACACGGCCATCCTTACCGCCAAGCAGGCGATCAGCAAGGCCACGCAGGATGGCATCGACGCGGAAAACACCCAGAATGCGACGCTCGCCACCGACCGGCAGCAGACGGAATCGGACCTCAACGCGACAATTCTCAAGCTGAACATGAACAAGGGCCTGATGTCCGAAGCCATGTCCGGCAGCCCCGGTTCGCAGGCCTTAGGCGGCGGTGACCAGCAGCCCACGATCTCCTTTGCCCTGGTGCGTGTCGTCGATGGCAAGTCCAGCGAGATTGCCGCCAACGAAGACACGCCGGTACAGCCCGGAGACGTGATCAAGATCAAGCTGACGCCAGCAGCCAGTCAGTAGGCGTTCGAGAATTCGAACAATCAAGCCTGCACAAACAGCCATTAACAGGCGCACCCCTGATGGATATCTATCGTGTCCGACGATACATTAAGGGAAAGATCATTGCGTTTGCCTGGAAAGCGAAAGGCGTGGAGATACAGGATCGCATCTCCGTGCTTGGCGTATCCCCGCATATTGCTGGGAAAGGCACCATCAAACTGGGATCTCTCGTCTCGTTTCGAGGGTTTGGCTCGCGCTCATGGTTTCACGTCGGCGCCGACGCGACATTTTCCATCGGATCGAAGTCCTTCATAAACAGCGGCGTGATGGTTGATGCCTGCTCAGCCGTAAGCATCGGAAAGAACTGCCTTATCGGTGATTGCGTTGTCATCCAGGATTCGAACTATCATGAGATCGATGAAGGATCCGGCGTCAAAACGAAACCTGTCTCGATCGGCAACAATGTCTGGATCGGTCGGAACTCGATAATTCTGCCCGGAGTCGAAATCGGCGATCACAGCGTCATCGGCGCCGGGTCCGTGGTCACCCGGAGCGTTCCCCCGCGAAGCCTGGTGGCCGGAAATCCTGCCCGTATCATTCGAGAGGTTGTGGCGGCCGAAGACTATATCCGCCATTGATCGGAATGGATGGCGCCAGGGGATACAAGGTGCCTGCTATCGGTCAAAGCCTGCTCCCTTCCGATGGAACAGGCCTCATTTGTTGTTCAAGCGCGATTTTTCAGAACACCGCAATCCACCCTCGGGCCGCGAGCGTGTTTTCGGGATGATGCCCTAACCTCCCGCGGTTTTCGGTTCCATCATATTGGCCGCGCTCCACCGCGTGCGGGTGACAGGCACCTTCACCAGCTTGAAATAGCCGTAGTACATGAGGAAGGAGCCCATGACGTAGGGGTTGAGAATGTCGACTTCGACAAAAGACCGGATCAGAAGCAGCGCCATGACGCCGGCAAGAATGACAGGCTCGGGGCGCCATGTTCCGAACACCACCGCTGATATGTGCCCCCAAAGCGTGCGCAGGAGTATCAGCGAAATGAGCGTCGCCCCGACATAGCCAAGCTCGACGAGGGTTTCGATATAGGTGTTGTGGAAGTGGAAGCCGGCGCGGCCGGTGATGAAGAATTCGTTCCAGAGCCGCTCGGCCTCGGAGAAGCCCTGCACCCAATAGGCCGCATAGCCAACACCCAGAAGCGGTGACTGCTGCGCGGCATTCCATCCCTGCTCCCACAGATATGTCCGCCCGGTGAGTGTCGAATCCTTGCCGAACATGTTGAGGACGAAATCCATAAGTCCGACATTCAAGGCAGCGACTATCGCAACGACGATCACTCCGCCGCCAAGAACGAAGACAACCCTTCGATAGCGCCGCGAGAGCACCTTGCTTGCGGCAAGAAGCACCACCAGGGCCAAGACAGCCGCGATCGAAGCGATCGAGGTGGCGGAATGCGAAGCGAGCAGCATATAGGCTGACAGTAGGGCAATGGGTGCCGTCCACAGAAGACCGAAGCGGTCGCGCCGGAGAAAAGCCAGGAAGACGACATAGAAATAGATGCCCAGCGACGCGACAAATCCGAGCTGGTTCTTCGACGCGAAGGCGCCGACGAAATTGAAGGTGCCGTCGAGGACGTCGTCGGAATAAGCGCCGACCTTGAGGGAATAAAGCAGGACGAAGAAGATCCCGACCAGGCAGCCGATCGTCAAGGTCCTGACGCTGACGGTGCGCGCCGCGATATAGGCGCAGGCTATGTGAGAGGAGTACTGGATCGCCGTCCTGACGGTGATGCCGGGCGCCGCGGACCAGAATATCGAGAAACAGACATAGGCGGCAAACGCCAGCGGCAGCCAGGCGCTCGAGACGTGGCGCAGGTAACGCCGATAATCCACGAGGATGAGCGGGAGCCAGACGGCGTAATAGGCCAGGATGGCCATCTGGCCGAAAATGGTGGAGTAGGAGAACGCAAAGATGGAAACAGCGACAGCGAAGCTGCCATAGGCTGTGTTCTTCTCCGGGTTGACCAGCAAAGATTTCGGAATCTTCATCTCGGTATCGGATTTCCCATGCCGTTCAATGCCTGTCCCGCCGCCCCCGATGTCTCATTGTGCAGTGCAATATAGCCCATCCCCTGCCGCCTGTCACCCAAATGACGGGTATTGCCGAGGGCCTTGGCGTCCGACCGACGGACTCCGTGCGAAAGATCAGGACGGGACTTGCAGGATCAGGCCATTGCCCGGCTGGCTACCGCGCCTGAAGACGCGACCATCCGGCGTGAGCGCTACCAAAGCGCTCCACCGGTGATCTGGATGTTTTCCATGGTAATGCCCTTGGCGGCATCGGAGCAGAGGAAGATTGCGAGCGCGGCGATCTCCTGCGGCTGCAGCATGCGCTGCTGCGGGTTGCCCCTGGCGATCTCGGCCATCGCTTCCTCGGCCGTGCGCCCCTTGCCCTCGCGCTCGACGACCTGCGCCACATTGCGGCGCATCAATTCGGTCTCGACCCAAGTCGGGCTTATCATGACGCAGGTGACACCATGGGCGGCCCCTTCCAGCGCCACGCAACGGGTCAGGCCGAGAAGGCCGGCCTTGGAGGCGCAATAGGCGGGATTGTCTTTCCAGCCGACGGAAGCGGCGGTCGAGCCTATGTTGACAATGCGGCCCCAGCCGCGCCCGATCATGCCGGGCAGCACGGCACGGGTGACGCGGAAGGCGCCGGTCAGGTTGGTGTCGACGATCTTGTCCCAGAGCGCATCGGAATGACCGCAGACCGGCTGTTCGGCGGTGGTGCCGGCGGCATTGACCAGAATGTCGGCGGGGCCGATAGCCGCTTCCGCGTCTGCCGCGAAACGATTGGTGATGTCGCTGTCGCCCACGTCGAGATGGGCTGCATGGATCTTGGTTCCGTGGGCGGAAAGGGCCGCGCGCACGCGATCGATTTCATCCGCGCCGGGATAGTAGGCCGCATCGGACTTCTCGGCGCCAGCGGGCGCTATGTAAGAGCCGACGGCGACATTGGCGCCGGCCTCGGCCAATGCCGTGGCAATGGCGAAACCCATTCCGGAAAACCCGCCGGTGACGATGGCGCTGCGGCCGGAAAGGTTTGTCATCAGGCACGGTCTCCGGACAGTTCAGGGCGGGCAACCGGGCCCGAAAGGGTTTGAAAATCACGCGGCAAGCCAGCCTCCACCGACAAGCATTTCGGAGCCGGTGACGGCGACCTTTGTACCCTGGGCCGCAACCAGCAACGCGGCCGCCACCCTAGAACCATACAGGTCCCGGCAACGGGCGCTACCTTGCCTACGACGCGGTTCACAAATCAAAGTCCTTAAAGCGGCTTGCCCAGCCATTCGCGATAGAAGCCTTCAAGATCCGGCTCGAAATCATGCACCAAGGGATAGCCTGGTGCCGCCGCCTCAACCTCGTGCATCGTGCCGCACTGCGGGCAGATGAATTCGCGGATTTCCATCCACTGCGGATCGGGAATGTCGCTGTTGGGATAAATCTCGCGCAAAGCCTCCTCGGTGTTGCGCACGTTGATCGCGGCGTTGAGCTTCCAGTTCTTGCGATAGTCGCCGAAGGAATGGCCACACTCGCAGCGGGTTATCCGCTCATCGCCGCTCTGGCAGATGAAGAGGTGATCGCTGACCGGGAGCAGGATCGGATCCTTCCAGGCGACGCGGTCCTGGTAGACGGCGACCATCTTGAAGAAACGGTCATCGTCCTTGTAGGCGCTCATGATGCGCCTTGTCTGCGGCCAGGGCAGCTGGCCGGCGGCCAGATCGCGGAGGACTTCCTTGCTGTACGAGGTCATGGCTTTGCTCCGGGCATGAAGATCGATCTGGCGTCGACGTTCCAGAAATCACTGAAATCCTTGGTGAAGCGCGACGACAGCTTGATCGCGCTGGCGTACATTTTCTTCACCTCCGGCGCGAAGTCGGCCTTCTCGACACGGCCACGCTCGGCGGCGATCCAGTCCGAAACCGGGATCGCCTTGGCCAGACGCTGCTTGCGCATGGCGGCGCGGCGCTCGACGGTCGCATCGATATCGGCAACCGGATAGCCCTCGGCGTCGTCCTTCAGCACGATGCCGAAGATCTGGTCGGCCGCTTGGTGGGTGAGGAAACCGTTCTCGACATCCCAAGCCGTCTTGATCGGATCGCGCTCCAGCACGTCGCCATAGCCGCCGCCGCCATTGTAGGAATGGCTGAAGATGTCTCCGGCCTTGTGCGGCGCGGTGATGTATGGCCCCTCGACCACGACATGGTCGCCGCCGATTTTCTTCTCGTAGTCGGAGACATGCGGGTCGATGCCGGGCGCGTGCGCAAGCGGTTCGCCTTTGGTGGCCAGTTCGTGGATGTTGGAATTGCGCACCGCGCGATGCTTCTGGCAGGTCGGCGCCGGATAGCCGCCGCACATGCCGCCATTGTCGAACACCCTGGAGGAGTGCTCCGAGGTGTGCAGCCGCAGATGCGAGGTCTTGTTGATCAGCCAGGTCGAGACGAAGGAGCAACCGCCGCGATATTTGCCGGCGCCGCCTGAGTTCGGCACGATCGAGCGGCCGATATAGACCATCGGCATCGACTGTTCCCAGACCTCGATGTTGCCCATGTCGGATTCCGGGTTCCAACCGACATAGGCGGTGTCGAGTCCGTCCGCTATGGCCAGAGCGCCGGAGCCGGCGGCGGCGCATTCGAAATGCGCCATGCCGAAGGGCGTGCCGTACTGGCTTTCGCCACCCATCTCGATCATCGGGCTGTTGACCTGGCCGACAAAGGCTTCCTCGACGAAGCCGCGTGCCACGAAGCCGCGCGACAACAGCCGCTGGAAAACGCCATAGGCGGGCAGCAGCAACGCCCATGAGGTGGCGGTGGCCACCATCTCATTGTCGGGGTTGGTCCAGGTGCCGTGCGGCAGTTTCAGCTCGGTCGCCATCCAGGCGCCGTCATTGACCAGCCCTTCGAAATTCATGTGCTGGGTCAGCGTCACGAACATGCCGCCATCCATGCCGGCCGGCGTGCAGTTCATCGAATGGTAGCCCCAGGGCTGGGTGCCCTCGAAGTCCATGGTGATCTTGCCGTCGGTGGTGATCTCCATCTCGATCGGTATGTTGTAGAGCCAATCGGGATCGCCGAGCAGCTGGAAGCCGGGCTTGCCGGCGGTGACGTGGCCATAGAAAGTGTGGCCGCGATAGATGCCGGGAACGGTGAGCTGGCGGGTGCGGGCGAGCTGGGCGCGACGGCCTTCCTCGATGAACTCCTTCGACACCTTCATCCAGTAGTCGAGGCCGATCTCGGAGATCAGCTGCTTGACGCTTTCGCGCATGTCGATGCAGGAAGCGACCTTGGCTTTCTCGTCGAGCACCCAGTAGATCGGCATGCGCAGATTGCGCTCGCAGCGGATGACGTAGTCGCGCCGGATCTCATCGTTTTCGCCGATCTTCTCAGCGCAGACGAACAGGCCTTCGGTGAAACGCTCCTGGGCGAGACACACGTCGCCACCAGGCGTGATGCCGCCGGCTTCCAGCTCGTGGCAGACAGCACCGGCCCAGCCGACCAGCGTGCCTTCATGGAAGATCGGCACCACGTCCATCACGTCGGGCACCTGCACGGTACCGATGAAGGCATCGTTGTTGGCGAAGATGTCGCCTTCGCGGATGCGCGGGTTCTCCTCGTAGTTGTTCTTGATCATCCATTTGATGAAGCGGCTCATCGTATGGACGTGCACCATGATGCCGTTGGACAGCGCGATGGCATCGCCTTCGGGGGTGTAGATGGCGACCACCATTTCGCCGACCTCGCGCACGCCGGGCGAGGCCGAGATGCGGCGCGCCATTTCACGGGCCGAGACGCAGTAGGCGCGCAGCTTGGTGTGCAGCGTCTCGAATTTCAGCGGATCCTGGTTGCGCAGCGTGAGTTCGGTGATGCCGTCATAGCAGCCGGTCTCTTCCATCAGCCGCTCGGAATCGAGCAGTCTTTCGCGAAGGCGCAGGGCCGAGGCAGGTTTGTCCAACATGGCGGTCGCCCTCTCAAGCGTGGGTGTAGTGCAGCAGCGTCCATTCATCGACATGGACACGGTCCTGCGGATGAACGACGAGCGTGGTGGCGGGATGTTCGATGATGGCCGGGCCGATCACTTCATGGCCTGGCTGCAAGAGATCCATCTCGTAGAGATTGGCCTTGTGCCAGCGCCCGCCAATATAGGCTTCGC
The nucleotide sequence above comes from Mesorhizobium shangrilense. Encoded proteins:
- a CDS encoding exopolysaccharide production repressor exox — its product is MSLPKFIIGMIFAIAIVIVWSYLGGASIVTTLVRVVVCAVIIQVGYFVVVYVMIARSAPTPADMIRDAERKQSSTEATEGEKLGARRSLH
- a CDS encoding sugar transferase; protein product: MRDVAKSATAGFPQADIDFPPPIGGLLKRSFDIAGSLAGLIALSPLFVMIALLVKFSDGGSIFYGHRRIGRGGRIFPCLKFRTMVPDGERVLTAYLAANPDANAEWLSTRKLKNDPRVTRVGAVLRKLSLDELPQIINILQGDMSLVGPRPVVRDELEIYGSAAVYYLKSRPGLTGLWQVSGRNDVSYDSRVAFDRHYVENWSMFGDIRIIIRTVPAVWMSRGSY
- a CDS encoding polysaccharide biosynthesis/export family protein, which produces MKTDIFDVFSAGRQPRMRLAAGCLALALAFPAAASEYHLGALDKLNIRIAEWQTVDGTFRDWSSVNGEYTVGPAGTLSVPFVGEFPASGKTTSEVAAAIGEALQRKLALPDKPEASVEMAAYRPFYISGEVQTPGQFPYVPDLTVLKAISVAGGLRRSADSGQRYDRDLITAKGNFDVLEDQRVRLIVRRARIEAEMADKPTFDVPKEVADNPKLPSIVADEMAILGADQKKLKLQLQALDELKNLLQSEIESLQQKIDNQQRQVDLAKQELASVGVLAQKGLVANTRVLTSERSIADLQGQVLDYDTAILTAKQAISKATQDGIDAENTQNATLATDRQQTESDLNATILKLNMNKGLMSEAMSGSPGSQALGGGDQQPTISFALVRVVDGKSSEIAANEDTPVQPGDVIKIKLTPAASQ
- a CDS encoding acyltransferase encodes the protein MDIYRVRRYIKGKIIAFAWKAKGVEIQDRISVLGVSPHIAGKGTIKLGSLVSFRGFGSRSWFHVGADATFSIGSKSFINSGVMVDACSAVSIGKNCLIGDCVVIQDSNYHEIDEGSGVKTKPVSIGNNVWIGRNSIILPGVEIGDHSVIGAGSVVTRSVPPRSLVAGNPARIIREVVAAEDYIRH
- a CDS encoding O-antigen ligase family protein; this translates as MKIPKSLLVNPEKNTAYGSFAVAVSIFAFSYSTIFGQMAILAYYAVWLPLILVDYRRYLRHVSSAWLPLAFAAYVCFSIFWSAAPGITVRTAIQYSSHIACAYIAARTVSVRTLTIGCLVGIFFVLLYSLKVGAYSDDVLDGTFNFVGAFASKNQLGFVASLGIYFYVVFLAFLRRDRFGLLWTAPIALLSAYMLLASHSATSIASIAAVLALVVLLAASKVLSRRYRRVVFVLGGGVIVVAIVAALNVGLMDFVLNMFGKDSTLTGRTYLWEQGWNAAQQSPLLGVGYAAYWVQGFSEAERLWNEFFITGRAGFHFHNTYIETLVELGYVGATLISLILLRTLWGHISAVVFGTWRPEPVILAGVMALLLIRSFVEVDILNPYVMGSFLMYYGYFKLVKVPVTRTRWSAANMMEPKTAGG
- a CDS encoding SDR family NAD(P)-dependent oxidoreductase yields the protein MTNLSGRSAIVTGGFSGMGFAIATALAEAGANVAVGSYIAPAGAEKSDAAYYPGADEIDRVRAALSAHGTKIHAAHLDVGDSDITNRFAADAEAAIGPADILVNAAGTTAEQPVCGHSDALWDKIVDTNLTGAFRVTRAVLPGMIGRGWGRIVNIGSTAASVGWKDNPAYCASKAGLLGLTRCVALEGAAHGVTCVMISPTWVETELMRRNVAQVVEREGKGRTAEEAMAEIARGNPQQRMLQPQEIAALAIFLCSDAAKGITMENIQITGGALW
- a CDS encoding acetone carboxylase subunit gamma, whose translation is MTSYSKEVLRDLAAGQLPWPQTRRIMSAYKDDDRFFKMVAVYQDRVAWKDPILLPVSDHLFICQSGDERITRCECGHSFGDYRKNWKLNAAINVRNTEEALREIYPNSDIPDPQWMEIREFICPQCGTMHEVEAAAPGYPLVHDFEPDLEGFYREWLGKPL
- a CDS encoding hydantoinase B/oxoprolinase family protein, which gives rise to MLDKPASALRLRERLLDSERLMEETGCYDGITELTLRNQDPLKFETLHTKLRAYCVSAREMARRISASPGVREVGEMVVAIYTPEGDAIALSNGIMVHVHTMSRFIKWMIKNNYEENPRIREGDIFANNDAFIGTVQVPDVMDVVPIFHEGTLVGWAGAVCHELEAGGITPGGDVCLAQERFTEGLFVCAEKIGENDEIRRDYVIRCERNLRMPIYWVLDEKAKVASCIDMRESVKQLISEIGLDYWMKVSKEFIEEGRRAQLARTRQLTVPGIYRGHTFYGHVTAGKPGFQLLGDPDWLYNIPIEMEITTDGKITMDFEGTQPWGYHSMNCTPAGMDGGMFVTLTQHMNFEGLVNDGAWMATELKLPHGTWTNPDNEMVATATSWALLLPAYGVFQRLLSRGFVARGFVEEAFVGQVNSPMIEMGGESQYGTPFGMAHFECAAAGSGALAIADGLDTAYVGWNPESDMGNIEVWEQSMPMVYIGRSIVPNSGGAGKYRGGCSFVSTWLINKTSHLRLHTSEHSSRVFDNGGMCGGYPAPTCQKHRAVRNSNIHELATKGEPLAHAPGIDPHVSDYEKKIGGDHVVVEGPYITAPHKAGDIFSHSYNGGGGYGDVLERDPIKTAWDVENGFLTHQAADQIFGIVLKDDAEGYPVADIDATVERRAAMRKQRLAKAIPVSDWIAAERGRVEKADFAPEVKKMYASAIKLSSRFTKDFSDFWNVDARSIFMPGAKP